A genomic region of Haemorhous mexicanus isolate bHaeMex1 chromosome 14, bHaeMex1.pri, whole genome shotgun sequence contains the following coding sequences:
- the ZMYM3 gene encoding zinc finger MYM-type protein 3 isoform X1 gives MDSSEFSGSLDPLSLPDKPLIGDLPADMEFGEDLLGSQTASTQEVSVLQPPGWDQSKQMTSDEDLDLVVKADSVSELNKSNDCVLDKPGVLDMLEKPGDRDDLGKTSDLVDKPEGLDGLCKAQPSQDVEGGPADSSALSREAVGPEMGKEGENAPKNCSGDVKEDGAAAIPALSGDNAPESPHQPVPDSRDLSSAPAKEETTAQSSSPTVPPPQLSLKQTKKMKLKAPRKSSPLQREGLAGEAEVQLSPDNRTAALPPEPVEKTRAEEGDDNGKNSLKENSVLKAQEVLPPAGEGLSGKGSELPAEKEQKRSERPRRSETVRPETVNSSESIPVSDEDSDAMVDDPNDEDFVPFRTRRSTRMSLRAQMAQRAARSSFTKMTCANCRTPLQKGQTAYQRKGLPQLFCSSSCLTTFSKKPPGKKICTFCKKEIWNTKDSVVAQIGSGGSFHEFCTSVCLSLYEAQQHRPAPQSADASDTSRCSVCHKPGEIQHEVSNGNVVHRICSDACFTKFRATKGLKTNCCDYCGLYIYNKGLPLEYLFHEGQQKRFCNSACLNSYKKKNTRVYPCMWCKTLCKNFDMLPNVDRSGKMGLFCSICCTTSHKVKQSGLVGPPRPCSFCRKSLSEPCYYNKTDRVVYQFCSPSCWTKFQRTSPEGGIHLNCHYCHNLFSGKPEILDWQDKVYQFCCKDCCEDFKRLRGVVSQCEHCKQEKLLHEKIRFSGVEKNFCSEGCVLLYKQDFTKNLGLCCITCTYCSQTCQRAVTEQLEGSTWDFCSEDCKSKYLLWYFKAARCHACKRQGKLLETIHWRGQIKHFCNQQCLLRFYNQQNQPNLDTQKGPESLLNSQTSEPKPAVPSTQKAETNMLSAKASSAQTSPAVPPPAPPLVPATPRKNKAAMCKPLMQNRGVSCKLEMKSKGCQTEADWKPQLVVLPIPVPIFVPVPMHMYCQKVPVPFSMPVPVPVPMFLPTTLESTEKIVETIEELKVKIPSNPLEADILAMAEMIAEAEELDKASSDLCDLVSNQSAEGLLEDCDLFGPARDDVLAMAVKMANVLDEPGQDLEADFPKNPLDINPSVDFLFDCGLVGPDDVSTEQDLPRAVRKGQKRLVLSESCSRDSMSSQPSCTVLNYSYGVNAWKSWVQAKYAGGETSKGEELRFGPKPMRIKEDILACSAAELNYGLAQFVKEITRPNGERYEPDSIYYLCLGIQQYLLENNRMVNIFTDLYYLTFVQELNKSLSGWQPTILPNNTVFSRVEEEHLWECKQLGVYSPFVLLNTLMFFNTKFFGLQTAEEHMQLSFTNVVRQSRKCTTARGMTKVVSIRYYAPAKQKKSRDGGSGKRKREEEVPMLEQRENRMNPLRCPVKFYEFYLSKCPESLRNRSDVFYLQPERSCIAESPLWYSVIPMDRSMLESMLNRILAVREIYEEHSRLSSLEDDVD, from the exons ATGGATTCCAGTGAATTTTCAGGATCTCTGGACCCCCTGTCCTTGCCTGACAAACCGCTCATTGGTGATCTCCCTGCTGACATGGAGTTTGGTGAAGATCTCCTGGGCTCCCAAACAGCTTCTACCCAGGAAGTTTCAGTTCTTCAGCCCCCTGGCTGGGATCAATCCAAGCAGATGACTTCAGATGAGGACTTGGACCTTGTAGTGAAAGCAGACAGCGTGTCTGAACTAAATAAATCAAATGACTGTGTTCTAGATAAACCTGGTGTCTTGGATATGCTGGAGAAACCTGGTGACAGGGATGATTTGGGTAAAACCTCTGACTTGGTGGATAAACCAGAGGGTCTGGATGGGCTGTGTAAGGCACAGCCTTCCCAGGACGTGGAGGGTGGACCAGCAGACTCCTCTGCCTTGTCTAGAGAAGCTGTTGGtccagaaatggggaaagaaggGGAGAATGCACCAAAAAATTGTTCTGGGGATGTAAAGGAAGATGGTGCTGCTGCTATTCCTGCACTGTCTGGTGACAATGCCCCTGAATCACCCCACCAACCTGTCCCTGACTCCAGGGACCTCAGCAGTGCCCCGGCCAAGGAAGAAACCACAGCACAGTCCTCAAGTCCCAcagtgccccctccccaacTCAGTCTTAAACAAACAAAGAAGATGAAGTTGAAGGCGCCAAGGAAAAGCTCACCTTtgcagagggaagggctggcaggggaggcagaggtGCAGCTGAGCCCAGACAACAGAACTGCAGCTTTGCCCCCTGAGCCTGTGGAGAAAACCCGGGCAGAGGAAGGGGATGATAATGGGAAGAACTCACTTAAAGAAAACAGTGTACTCAAAGCACAGGAAGTCTTACCACCAGCAG GGGAAGGCCTGTCTGGGAAGGGAAGCGAGCTGCCGGCTGAGAAG GAGCAGAAAAGAAGTGAACGACCCAGAAGATCAGAAACTGTCAGGCCTGAGACTGTGAACTCCTCAGAGAGCA TTCCAGTGTCTGACGAAGACTCTGATGCGATGGTGGATGATCCCAACGACGAGGATTTCGTCCCTTTCCGGACGCGGCGCTCCACGCGGATGTCGCTGCGCGCTCAGATGGCGCAGCGAGCCGCCCGCTCCTCCTTCACCAAGATGACGTGTGCCAACTGCCGGACCCCGCTGCAGAAGGGCCAGACTGCCTACCAGAGAAAAGGCCTTCCTCAGCtcttctgctccagctcctgtctCACCACCTTCTCAAAAAAACCGCCTGGCAAGAAGATATGCACCTTCTGCAAAAA GGAGATCTGGAACACCAAGGACTCTGTGGTTGCCCAGATTGGTTCAGGTGGCTCTTTCCATGAGTTCTGCACCTCTGTCTGCCTTTCCCTCTACGaggcccagcagcacagaccagCACCTCAGTCTGCAGATGCCTCGGACACCAGCCGCTGCAGTGTTTGCCACAAACCTGGCGAG ATCCAGCACGAGGTCAGCAATGGGAACGTGGTTCACCGTATCTGCAGCGACGCCTGCTTCACCAAGTTCCGGGCCACCAAGGggctgaaaacaaactgctgtGACTACTGTGGACTTTATATCTACAACAAGGGCTTGCCCCTGGAGTACCTCTTCCATGAAGGCCAGCAAAAACGCTTTTGCAACTCTGCGTGTCTCAACAGTTACAAGAAG AAGAACACTCGGGTCTACCCCTGCATGTGGTGCAAGACGCTGTGCAAGAACTTTGACATGCTGCCCAACGTGGATCGCAGTGGCAAGATGGGcctgttctgctccatttgctgCACTACCTCCCACAAAGTGAAGCAGTCAGGCTTAGTTG GTCCCCCTAGaccctgcagcttctgcagaaaGAGTTTGTCTGAACCCTGCTATTACAACAAGACAGACCGGGTTGTCTACCAgttctgcagccccagctgctggacCAAATTCCAG CGCACCAGCCCAGAAGGTGGGATCCACCTCAACTGCCATTACTGTCACAATCTGTTCAGCGGGAAGCCGGAGATCCTAGACTGGCAG GACAAGGTGTATCAGTTCTGCTGCAAGGACTGCTGCGAGGACTTCAAGCGGCTGCGTGGGGTGGTGTCTCAGTGTGAGCACTGCaagcaggagaagctgctgcatgAGAAGATCCGTTTCTCTGGAGTGGAGAAGAACTTCTGCAGCGAAG GGTGTGTGCTTCTTTACAAACAGGATttcaccaagaacctgggcctGTGCTGCATCACCTGCACCTACTGTTCTCAGACCTGCCAGCGGGCGGTCACCGAGCAGCTGGAGGGCAGCACCTGGGACTTCTGTAGTGAAGACTGCAAAAGCAAATACTTGCTCTGGTACTTCAAG GCAGCTCGGTGCCATGCCTGCAAGCGTCAGGGGAAGCTGCTGGAAACCATCCACTGGCGGGGGCAAATCAAACACTTCTGCAACCAGCAGTGTCTGCTGCGATTTTACAATCAACAGAACCAGCCCAACCTGGACACGCAGAAGGGGCCCGAGAGCCTGCTGAACA GTCAGACTTCAGAGCCAAAACCAGCTGTCCCTTCCACACAGAAGGCAGAAACTAACATG CTGTCAGCAAAGGCCTCCTCAGCCCAAAcatctccagctgtgccacctcccGCCCCACCTCTGGTTCCAGCCACCCCTCGGAAAAACAAAGCTGCCATGTGTAAACCCCTGATGCAGAACCGGGGTGTCTCCTGCAAGCTTGAAATGAAGTCCAAAGGATGTCAGACAG AGGCTGACTGGAAGCCCCAGCTGGTTGTGTTGCCAATCCCCGTCCCGATCTTCGTGCCTGTGCCTATGCATATGTACTGCCAGAAAGTACCTGTGCCTTTCTCCATGCCTGTCCCG GTGCCTGTGCCAATGTTCCTGCCCACCACACTGGAGAGCACAGAGAAGATTGTGGAGACCATTGAGGAACTGAAGGTGAAGATCCCCTCCAATCCCCTAGAGGCTGACATCCTGGCTATGGCTGAGATGATTGCAGAGGCTGAGGAACTGGACAAAGCCTCCTCGGACCTGTGTG accTGGTGAGCAATCAGAGTGCAGAGGGTCTCCTGGAGGACTGTGATCTGTTTGGACCAGCACGGGACGATGTGTTGGCTATGGCTGTCAAGATGGCAAATGTCCTCGATGAGCCGGGCCAGGACCTGGAGGCTGACTTCCCTAAGA ACCCTCTGGACATCAACCCCAGTGTGGATTTCCTTTTTGACTGTGGGCTGGTGGGACCAGATGATGTGTCCACAGAGCAAGATCTGCCTCGAGCTGTCCGGAAG GGGCAGAAGCGCCTGGTGCTCTCTGAAAGCTGTTCCCGGGACTCGatgagcagccagcccagctgtaCAGTGCTCAACTACTCGTACGGTGTGAATGCCTGGAAGTCCTGGGTACAAGCCAAGTATGCAGGGGGAGAAACCAGCAAGGGAGAAGAGCTACGCTTTGGCC CCAAGCCCATGAGGATCAAAGAGGACATCTTAGCCTGCTCAGCAGCTGAGCTCAACTACGGCCTGGCGCAGTTTGTCAAGGAGATAACCCGGCCCAATGGGGAGCGCTATGAACCGGACAGCATCTATTACCTCTGCCTTGGCATCCAGCAG TACCTGCTCGAGAACAATCGTATGGTGAATATATTTACAGACCTTTACTACCTGACCTTCGTGCAGGAGCTGAACAAATCCCTGAGTGGCTGGCAACCCACAATCTTACCAAATA ACACAGTTTTCTCCCGTGTCGAGGAGGAGCACCTCTGGGAGTGCAAACAGCTGGGTGTTTACTCACCCTTTGTGCTTCTCAACACCCTCATGTTCTTCAACACCAAGTTCTTCGGGCTGCAGACTGCGGAGGAGCACATGCAGCTCTCCTTCACCAATGTGGTGCGTCAGTCCCGCAAGTGCACCACGGCCCGTGGCATGACAAAGGTGGTGAGCATCCGCTACTATGCTCCTgccaagcagaagaaaagccGAG atGGCGGCTCTGGAAAACGGAAGCGTGAGGAGGAGGTACCGATGCTGGAGCAGCGGGAGAACAGGATGAATCCCCTCCGATGCCCAGTCAAGTTTTATGAGTTTTATCTTTCCAAATG
- the ZMYM3 gene encoding zinc finger MYM-type protein 3 isoform X2, with translation MDSSEFSGSLDPLSLPDKPLIGDLPADMEFGEDLLGSQTASTQEVSVLQPPGWDQSKQMTSDEDLDLVVKADSVSELNKSNDCVLDKPGVLDMLEKPGDRDDLGKTSDLVDKPEGLDGLCKAQPSQDVEGGPADSSALSREAVGPEMGKEGENAPKNCSGDVKEDGAAAIPALSGDNAPESPHQPVPDSRDLSSAPAKEETTAQSSSPTVPPPQLSLKQTKKMKLKAPRKSSPLQREGLAGEAEVQLSPDNRTAALPPEPVEKTRAEEGDDNGKNSLKENSVLKAQEVLPPAGEGLSGKGSELPAEKEQKRSERPRRSETVRPETVNSSESIPVSDEDSDAMVDDPNDEDFVPFRTRRSTRMSLRAQMAQRAARSSFTKMTCANCRTPLQKGQTAYQRKGLPQLFCSSSCLTTFSKKPPGKKICTFCKKEIWNTKDSVVAQIGSGGSFHEFCTSVCLSLYEAQQHRPAPQSADASDTSRCSVCHKPGEIQHEVSNGNVVHRICSDACFTKFRATKGLKTNCCDYCGLYIYNKGLPLEYLFHEGQQKRFCNSACLNSYKKKNTRVYPCMWCKTLCKNFDMLPNVDRSGKMGLFCSICCTTSHKVKQSGLVGPPRPCSFCRKSLSEPCYYNKTDRVVYQFCSPSCWTKFQRTSPEGGIHLNCHYCHNLFSGKPEILDWQDKVYQFCCKDCCEDFKRLRGVVSQCEHCKQEKLLHEKIRFSGVEKNFCSEGQTSEPKPAVPSTQKAETNMLSAKASSAQTSPAVPPPAPPLVPATPRKNKAAMCKPLMQNRGVSCKLEMKSKGCQTEADWKPQLVVLPIPVPIFVPVPMHMYCQKVPVPFSMPVPVPVPMFLPTTLESTEKIVETIEELKVKIPSNPLEADILAMAEMIAEAEELDKASSDLCDLVSNQSAEGLLEDCDLFGPARDDVLAMAVKMANVLDEPGQDLEADFPKNPLDINPSVDFLFDCGLVGPDDVSTEQDLPRAVRKGQKRLVLSESCSRDSMSSQPSCTVLNYSYGVNAWKSWVQAKYAGGETSKGEELRFGPKPMRIKEDILACSAAELNYGLAQFVKEITRPNGERYEPDSIYYLCLGIQQYLLENNRMVNIFTDLYYLTFVQELNKSLSGWQPTILPNNTVFSRVEEEHLWECKQLGVYSPFVLLNTLMFFNTKFFGLQTAEEHMQLSFTNVVRQSRKCTTARGMTKVVSIRYYAPAKQKKSRDGGSGKRKREEEVPMLEQRENRMNPLRCPVKFYEFYLSKCPESLRNRSDVFYLQPERSCIAESPLWYSVIPMDRSMLESMLNRILAVREIYEEHSRLSSLEDDVD, from the exons ATGGATTCCAGTGAATTTTCAGGATCTCTGGACCCCCTGTCCTTGCCTGACAAACCGCTCATTGGTGATCTCCCTGCTGACATGGAGTTTGGTGAAGATCTCCTGGGCTCCCAAACAGCTTCTACCCAGGAAGTTTCAGTTCTTCAGCCCCCTGGCTGGGATCAATCCAAGCAGATGACTTCAGATGAGGACTTGGACCTTGTAGTGAAAGCAGACAGCGTGTCTGAACTAAATAAATCAAATGACTGTGTTCTAGATAAACCTGGTGTCTTGGATATGCTGGAGAAACCTGGTGACAGGGATGATTTGGGTAAAACCTCTGACTTGGTGGATAAACCAGAGGGTCTGGATGGGCTGTGTAAGGCACAGCCTTCCCAGGACGTGGAGGGTGGACCAGCAGACTCCTCTGCCTTGTCTAGAGAAGCTGTTGGtccagaaatggggaaagaaggGGAGAATGCACCAAAAAATTGTTCTGGGGATGTAAAGGAAGATGGTGCTGCTGCTATTCCTGCACTGTCTGGTGACAATGCCCCTGAATCACCCCACCAACCTGTCCCTGACTCCAGGGACCTCAGCAGTGCCCCGGCCAAGGAAGAAACCACAGCACAGTCCTCAAGTCCCAcagtgccccctccccaacTCAGTCTTAAACAAACAAAGAAGATGAAGTTGAAGGCGCCAAGGAAAAGCTCACCTTtgcagagggaagggctggcaggggaggcagaggtGCAGCTGAGCCCAGACAACAGAACTGCAGCTTTGCCCCCTGAGCCTGTGGAGAAAACCCGGGCAGAGGAAGGGGATGATAATGGGAAGAACTCACTTAAAGAAAACAGTGTACTCAAAGCACAGGAAGTCTTACCACCAGCAG GGGAAGGCCTGTCTGGGAAGGGAAGCGAGCTGCCGGCTGAGAAG GAGCAGAAAAGAAGTGAACGACCCAGAAGATCAGAAACTGTCAGGCCTGAGACTGTGAACTCCTCAGAGAGCA TTCCAGTGTCTGACGAAGACTCTGATGCGATGGTGGATGATCCCAACGACGAGGATTTCGTCCCTTTCCGGACGCGGCGCTCCACGCGGATGTCGCTGCGCGCTCAGATGGCGCAGCGAGCCGCCCGCTCCTCCTTCACCAAGATGACGTGTGCCAACTGCCGGACCCCGCTGCAGAAGGGCCAGACTGCCTACCAGAGAAAAGGCCTTCCTCAGCtcttctgctccagctcctgtctCACCACCTTCTCAAAAAAACCGCCTGGCAAGAAGATATGCACCTTCTGCAAAAA GGAGATCTGGAACACCAAGGACTCTGTGGTTGCCCAGATTGGTTCAGGTGGCTCTTTCCATGAGTTCTGCACCTCTGTCTGCCTTTCCCTCTACGaggcccagcagcacagaccagCACCTCAGTCTGCAGATGCCTCGGACACCAGCCGCTGCAGTGTTTGCCACAAACCTGGCGAG ATCCAGCACGAGGTCAGCAATGGGAACGTGGTTCACCGTATCTGCAGCGACGCCTGCTTCACCAAGTTCCGGGCCACCAAGGggctgaaaacaaactgctgtGACTACTGTGGACTTTATATCTACAACAAGGGCTTGCCCCTGGAGTACCTCTTCCATGAAGGCCAGCAAAAACGCTTTTGCAACTCTGCGTGTCTCAACAGTTACAAGAAG AAGAACACTCGGGTCTACCCCTGCATGTGGTGCAAGACGCTGTGCAAGAACTTTGACATGCTGCCCAACGTGGATCGCAGTGGCAAGATGGGcctgttctgctccatttgctgCACTACCTCCCACAAAGTGAAGCAGTCAGGCTTAGTTG GTCCCCCTAGaccctgcagcttctgcagaaaGAGTTTGTCTGAACCCTGCTATTACAACAAGACAGACCGGGTTGTCTACCAgttctgcagccccagctgctggacCAAATTCCAG CGCACCAGCCCAGAAGGTGGGATCCACCTCAACTGCCATTACTGTCACAATCTGTTCAGCGGGAAGCCGGAGATCCTAGACTGGCAG GACAAGGTGTATCAGTTCTGCTGCAAGGACTGCTGCGAGGACTTCAAGCGGCTGCGTGGGGTGGTGTCTCAGTGTGAGCACTGCaagcaggagaagctgctgcatgAGAAGATCCGTTTCTCTGGAGTGGAGAAGAACTTCTGCAGCGAAG GTCAGACTTCAGAGCCAAAACCAGCTGTCCCTTCCACACAGAAGGCAGAAACTAACATG CTGTCAGCAAAGGCCTCCTCAGCCCAAAcatctccagctgtgccacctcccGCCCCACCTCTGGTTCCAGCCACCCCTCGGAAAAACAAAGCTGCCATGTGTAAACCCCTGATGCAGAACCGGGGTGTCTCCTGCAAGCTTGAAATGAAGTCCAAAGGATGTCAGACAG AGGCTGACTGGAAGCCCCAGCTGGTTGTGTTGCCAATCCCCGTCCCGATCTTCGTGCCTGTGCCTATGCATATGTACTGCCAGAAAGTACCTGTGCCTTTCTCCATGCCTGTCCCG GTGCCTGTGCCAATGTTCCTGCCCACCACACTGGAGAGCACAGAGAAGATTGTGGAGACCATTGAGGAACTGAAGGTGAAGATCCCCTCCAATCCCCTAGAGGCTGACATCCTGGCTATGGCTGAGATGATTGCAGAGGCTGAGGAACTGGACAAAGCCTCCTCGGACCTGTGTG accTGGTGAGCAATCAGAGTGCAGAGGGTCTCCTGGAGGACTGTGATCTGTTTGGACCAGCACGGGACGATGTGTTGGCTATGGCTGTCAAGATGGCAAATGTCCTCGATGAGCCGGGCCAGGACCTGGAGGCTGACTTCCCTAAGA ACCCTCTGGACATCAACCCCAGTGTGGATTTCCTTTTTGACTGTGGGCTGGTGGGACCAGATGATGTGTCCACAGAGCAAGATCTGCCTCGAGCTGTCCGGAAG GGGCAGAAGCGCCTGGTGCTCTCTGAAAGCTGTTCCCGGGACTCGatgagcagccagcccagctgtaCAGTGCTCAACTACTCGTACGGTGTGAATGCCTGGAAGTCCTGGGTACAAGCCAAGTATGCAGGGGGAGAAACCAGCAAGGGAGAAGAGCTACGCTTTGGCC CCAAGCCCATGAGGATCAAAGAGGACATCTTAGCCTGCTCAGCAGCTGAGCTCAACTACGGCCTGGCGCAGTTTGTCAAGGAGATAACCCGGCCCAATGGGGAGCGCTATGAACCGGACAGCATCTATTACCTCTGCCTTGGCATCCAGCAG TACCTGCTCGAGAACAATCGTATGGTGAATATATTTACAGACCTTTACTACCTGACCTTCGTGCAGGAGCTGAACAAATCCCTGAGTGGCTGGCAACCCACAATCTTACCAAATA ACACAGTTTTCTCCCGTGTCGAGGAGGAGCACCTCTGGGAGTGCAAACAGCTGGGTGTTTACTCACCCTTTGTGCTTCTCAACACCCTCATGTTCTTCAACACCAAGTTCTTCGGGCTGCAGACTGCGGAGGAGCACATGCAGCTCTCCTTCACCAATGTGGTGCGTCAGTCCCGCAAGTGCACCACGGCCCGTGGCATGACAAAGGTGGTGAGCATCCGCTACTATGCTCCTgccaagcagaagaaaagccGAG atGGCGGCTCTGGAAAACGGAAGCGTGAGGAGGAGGTACCGATGCTGGAGCAGCGGGAGAACAGGATGAATCCCCTCCGATGCCCAGTCAAGTTTTATGAGTTTTATCTTTCCAAATG